In Bacteroides coprosuis DSM 18011, the following are encoded in one genomic region:
- a CDS encoding hypothetical protein (KEGG: bvu:BVU_1330 hypothetical protein~SPTR: Putative uncharacterized protein;~IMG reference gene:2504107088) has protein sequence MLKEDFLLRMIQEVMKALTALLNKKGSKLEKQQELENFYSKYLNKDKDFFLTQSIEDIHVYLDQSKLQEKVVRIELLAEILYHDALLSSQIEEKRNLALKACYLFEELTRLDKTFSVERQLKTKQLMELANVHN, from the coding sequence ATGTTGAAAGAAGATTTTTTACTCAGAATGATTCAGGAAGTAATGAAAGCCTTAACAGCTTTACTCAATAAGAAAGGAAGTAAACTCGAGAAACAGCAAGAGTTAGAAAACTTTTACTCCAAATACCTAAATAAAGACAAAGACTTCTTTCTCACTCAAAGCATCGAAGATATTCATGTGTATTTGGATCAAAGCAAATTACAAGAGAAAGTTGTACGCATTGAGTTATTAGCTGAGATCCTTTATCACGATGCCTTACTTTCTTCGCAAATAGAAGAGAAAAGAAATTTAGCTCTCAAAGCCTGTTATCTATTTGAAGAACTAACCCGATTGGATAAAACATTCTCCGTAGAAAGACAACTCAAAACAAAACAATTAATGGAGCTTGCAAACGTGCATAATTAA